The following coding sequences lie in one Sedimentibacter sp. MB35-C1 genomic window:
- a CDS encoding class I SAM-dependent methyltransferase: protein MEQKSMTALVSAFSRAYHVENNKVKIFDDSIAKMLLKDEEYLQISKSMADGIGFFNPNFTGTKDAALRWVVDNQLSPSPLGRAAFAEKALQTAVSMGTRQYLIFGAGYDTFAYRQPSWADKIQIFEIDHPSTANDKKMRLEEAKIEIPNNVHFIAADFTTEQWMTALTQNTAFDENYISFCSILGVAYYLSKQTFEELITVLSSILPSGSSIVFDYPDDNSYTEKAGERAKKQVLLAGSANEKMLASYSYEDMGKTLLKQGFLIYEHLTPLEITQQFFEAYNHVNPTHLMTAFDNVNYCLAVKK from the coding sequence ATGGAACAAAAAAGTATGACGGCACTTGTTAGTGCATTCTCAAGAGCGTACCATGTTGAAAATAATAAAGTTAAAATTTTTGATGACAGCATTGCCAAGATGCTTTTGAAGGATGAAGAATATCTTCAAATTTCAAAAAGTATGGCAGACGGTATTGGTTTTTTCAATCCTAATTTTACAGGAACAAAAGATGCTGCTCTAAGATGGGTAGTAGACAACCAATTGTCCCCTTCACCGCTTGGTAGAGCAGCTTTTGCAGAAAAAGCACTTCAAACAGCTGTATCGATGGGAACAAGGCAATATTTAATTTTTGGTGCAGGTTATGACACATTTGCTTATCGTCAACCTTCTTGGGCGGATAAAATACAGATTTTTGAGATTGATCATCCTTCTACTGCAAATGATAAGAAAATGCGTCTTGAAGAAGCTAAGATTGAAATACCAAATAATGTTCATTTTATTGCAGCAGATTTTACAACTGAACAGTGGATGACAGCGTTGACTCAAAATACTGCATTTGATGAAAATTATATTAGCTTTTGCAGTATTCTCGGGGTTGCATATTATCTTTCTAAGCAAACATTTGAGGAATTGATTACTGTGCTCAGCTCAATTTTACCAAGTGGGAGTTCTATTGTATTTGATTATCCTGATGATAATAGTTATACTGAGAAAGCAGGAGAGCGTGCGAAAAAACAGGTTTTGTTGGCAGGTTCTGCAAATGAAAAGATGCTTGCAAGCTATTCGTACGAAGATATGGGTAAAACTCTTTTAAAACAAGGATTTTTAATTTATGAGCATTTAACACCATTGGAAATTACACAACAATTTTTTGAGGCCTACAATCATGTTAATCCTACACATCTTATGACGGCGTTTGATAATGTAAATTATTGTCTTGCAGTAAAAAAATAG
- a CDS encoding LysR family transcriptional regulator codes for MFSAKEYILEVYKTHNFSKAAQNLYISQPSLSATIKRLEEKIGEPIFDRSTYPIKLTECGLKYIEVAQSISSAESDFKAYLEDVHNCNTGNLSIGGSNFMISYVLPKEIRKFRSQYSNIKLNIVEGDISPMLEKLYCGEIDLLIDACEINSKKYVEFKYTPETLLLAIPESFSCNEQLKSYGLTKNDILKNIHLLEKTPILPLHLVKNEPFIFMKPDTDTYKKSVKLFENENIKPNIILSFSQQVTTFNMACNEVGLALISDTLIKNIAFYPSLVFYKIGDSDIRRDICFYKKRGKRLTCAMRAFLMSLQITFEE; via the coding sequence TTGTTTTCTGCAAAAGAATATATATTAGAAGTTTATAAAACGCATAATTTCTCTAAGGCAGCACAAAATCTTTACATATCGCAGCCTTCTTTAAGCGCAACAATAAAACGTTTGGAAGAAAAAATTGGAGAACCTATTTTTGATAGAAGTACATATCCAATAAAATTAACAGAATGTGGATTGAAATATATTGAAGTAGCGCAATCTATTTCTTCTGCGGAGTCGGATTTTAAAGCCTATTTAGAAGATGTTCATAATTGTAATACAGGAAATCTTTCTATTGGGGGAAGCAATTTTATGATTTCGTATGTGTTACCAAAGGAGATTAGAAAGTTTAGATCGCAATATTCAAATATAAAATTGAATATTGTAGAAGGAGATATTTCTCCAATGCTGGAAAAACTATATTGTGGGGAAATCGATTTACTGATCGATGCTTGTGAAATAAATTCTAAGAAATATGTTGAATTTAAATACACACCGGAAACTCTTTTGTTGGCTATACCGGAATCGTTTTCTTGCAATGAGCAATTAAAATCGTATGGTTTGACGAAAAATGATATATTGAAAAATATTCATTTATTAGAAAAAACACCAATATTACCTTTACACCTTGTCAAAAATGAACCCTTTATATTTATGAAACCTGATACAGATACATATAAAAAATCAGTTAAATTATTTGAAAATGAAAATATAAAACCTAATATTATTTTATCCTTTAGCCAGCAGGTTACAACCTTTAATATGGCATGTAATGAAGTAGGATTGGCGCTGATTAGTGATACTTTGATAAAAAATATTGCTTTTTATCCATCTCTTGTTTTTTACAAAATAGGTGATTCAGACATTAGGCGGGATATTTGTTTTTATAAAAAGCGGGGCAAAAGATTGACTTGTGCTATGAGAGCTTTTTTGATGAGCTTACAGATTACCTTTGAAGAATAA
- a CDS encoding mandelate racemase/muconate lactonizing enzyme family protein, with protein MKISKIIINQLKIPLKKPYKLSKEYGTLFDSSIIVLEVHTDEGFIGYGECDPWPLFTGDTSDTCTLLLRNIICPYLIGKDPTNIREIHRLMDALILNNHIAKSAVDMAMYDITGKATNMPVHKLLGGKLRSEIDVMWSLGGETPEESVADILRIKEMGYRGCMIKVGGEDYKLDAARTIAAREAAGPDFMLNADANQGWDVDTAIRYGKLVKNCDLMFFEQPVKYWDVDGLAKVRRAVSMPISADEGIVSMADARRLIQAEAVDIFSIKVTKNGGILPASELCEFSKANGIRLFFNSMIEEGITQAASLAVGATASALVPMGHAYFSVQRMAEDITNFNRLIRPNGTVEVPESPGLGIELNYTAIQKYKVAQYIVI; from the coding sequence ATGAAAATTAGCAAAATCATAATTAATCAATTAAAAATACCATTAAAAAAGCCCTATAAATTATCTAAAGAATACGGCACATTGTTTGATTCTTCTATAATTGTTTTAGAAGTACATACTGATGAAGGTTTCATCGGTTATGGAGAATGTGATCCTTGGCCACTTTTTACAGGGGATACATCTGATACATGCACATTATTGCTAAGAAACATAATTTGTCCTTATTTAATTGGTAAGGATCCTACAAATATTAGAGAAATCCATAGATTAATGGATGCGCTCATCTTGAACAATCACATTGCAAAATCTGCAGTTGATATGGCGATGTATGATATCACGGGAAAAGCAACAAATATGCCTGTCCATAAGCTACTTGGCGGTAAATTAAGATCAGAAATAGACGTTATGTGGTCTCTCGGTGGTGAAACCCCAGAGGAAAGCGTTGCAGACATTTTAAGAATAAAAGAAATGGGTTATCGTGGTTGTATGATTAAAGTTGGCGGTGAAGATTATAAATTAGACGCCGCTCGTACTATTGCAGCAAGAGAAGCAGCAGGCCCTGATTTTATGCTAAACGCTGATGCAAACCAAGGTTGGGATGTAGATACAGCGATTCGTTATGGAAAACTGGTTAAAAATTGTGACTTAATGTTCTTTGAGCAGCCCGTTAAATATTGGGACGTAGACGGTCTTGCTAAGGTTCGTCGTGCTGTTTCTATGCCTATATCTGCTGATGAAGGAATTGTAAGTATGGCGGATGCAAGAAGATTAATTCAGGCTGAGGCTGTAGATATTTTCAGTATAAAAGTTACAAAAAATGGCGGTATTTTACCTGCTTCTGAATTATGCGAATTTTCAAAGGCAAATGGCATCAGACTCTTTTTTAACTCTATGATTGAAGAAGGCATAACACAAGCGGCCAGCTTAGCTGTTGGTGCAACTGCCTCAGCATTGGTACCCATGGGACATGCGTATTTCTCAGTTCAAAGAATGGCTGAAGACATTACAAATTTTAACAGACTAATCCGTCCAAATGGTACTGTTGAAGTTCCTGAATCACCGGGATTAGGTATCGAATTGAACTATACAGCAATTCAAAAGTACAAAGTAGCACAATATATAGTTATATAG
- a CDS encoding sodium:solute symporter family protein, whose amino-acid sequence MNITTIAIIIATLFVIIATLLPTFIMNRKKKTSEEDWAVASRSLPMFVVIGTQFASIMGGGVLVGHVASAYRNGVGHMVYGVLVCSPLLVIMLIARWLRHNNFTTIPEIFDNFCGENKIIKVIAAVMTIIVPFGWVTSQITAFGSIYSELTGLNYNTICIIFAIVSLLFIMPAGLKTVAWTDFIFSCFIVVFMIASLLYATNMAGGTTGIVNNAEPHLVSIGGSLQKIGWSTIFLWIFAILPGGVTNQLYFQRVCAMEDESKVNRSLFISFVVSLIGFTWAVYMGISINSVNPNIADNGQTGWFMSQLPLPLLAAFAALVFATLMSTVSSGVQSAVVNITRDIIPSFKKNIPPEKMLQISRMLSGVTMVVALLMCLVFTDTLGWLTVTYGFSAATLLCPIYVGYAFRNKNFITSKGIGASMIAGAIGATTGLILKTTINYAAIGVCLSFITLIVVSAMTSKVSNKVKNLNLNN is encoded by the coding sequence ATGAATATTACAACAATTGCAATTATCATTGCGACACTTTTTGTTATTATAGCAACCCTATTGCCTACATTCATCATGAACCGAAAGAAAAAAACTTCTGAAGAAGATTGGGCGGTAGCAAGTAGAAGCCTTCCAATGTTTGTCGTTATTGGTACACAATTTGCCAGTATCATGGGTGGAGGTGTATTAGTAGGACATGTTGCAAGCGCTTACCGCAATGGTGTTGGTCACATGGTTTATGGCGTTTTAGTTTGCTCCCCCCTCTTAGTTATTATGTTAATCGCTAGATGGTTGAGACATAACAACTTTACAACGATCCCTGAAATTTTTGATAATTTTTGCGGTGAAAATAAAATTATTAAAGTAATTGCAGCGGTTATGACCATTATTGTTCCATTTGGTTGGGTAACATCACAAATTACAGCCTTTGGTAGCATTTACTCAGAACTAACAGGCCTAAATTATAATACTATTTGCATAATTTTTGCTATAGTTAGCTTGCTATTTATAATGCCTGCCGGTTTAAAAACCGTCGCTTGGACAGACTTCATTTTTTCTTGCTTTATTGTAGTATTTATGATTGCAAGTTTACTTTATGCTACAAATATGGCAGGTGGAACAACAGGAATTGTTAACAATGCAGAACCTCATTTAGTATCAATCGGCGGCTCTTTACAAAAAATAGGTTGGAGCACAATCTTCCTGTGGATATTTGCTATTCTTCCCGGTGGTGTTACAAATCAATTATACTTCCAACGTGTATGTGCAATGGAAGATGAATCGAAAGTAAATCGCAGCCTATTTATTTCTTTTGTTGTATCTTTAATCGGTTTCACATGGGCAGTTTATATGGGCATTTCCATCAACTCTGTTAACCCTAATATTGCAGACAACGGTCAGACAGGCTGGTTCATGTCTCAATTACCTCTGCCTTTACTGGCAGCGTTTGCCGCGCTGGTTTTTGCAACATTAATGTCTACTGTAAGTAGTGGTGTACAATCTGCTGTAGTTAATATTACACGAGACATTATCCCCTCATTTAAAAAAAATATTCCTCCTGAAAAGATGTTGCAAATTTCAAGAATGCTTTCAGGCGTAACAATGGTAGTAGCACTTTTAATGTGTCTTGTTTTTACAGATACATTAGGATGGCTAACCGTAACCTACGGTTTCTCTGCAGCAACCTTGCTTTGTCCTATTTATGTAGGCTATGCGTTTCGCAATAAAAATTTCATTACCTCTAAAGGAATTGGCGCAAGCATGATAGCAGGGGCAATTGGTGCAACAACCGGTTTGATTCTTAAAACAACCATAAATTATGCTGCAATCGGTGTTTGTTTATCATTTATAACATTAATCGTTGTAAGTGCAATGACAAGTAAGGTATCAAATAAAGTAAAAAATTTAAACCTTAACAACTAA